ATGACAGCCTTCGCCTTGTCCGCATCAACCTCCGCAGGCAGGCGGAATGACCGCCGGAACGCGCCGCGCGCGCTCTGCCGGATATGGTAGCGGCCCTCCTCCTTCTCCTCCTCTGCGGCGCGCTCACCGGAGATGGTGAGCGTGTCGCCGGTCACGGAGATCTGGACGTCTTTCTGCTCCACACCCGGCAGCTCCACCGAGATGCGGACGTCCTCACCGGTCTCATAGATGTCAACCGCGCCAAACCCGGCGTCAAAGACAGGCGACTCGAACAGCGGGCCGGAAAGGACACCCAGTCCACCGAACAGGCGGTCCACGCTTCGGCGCAACTCGTCGAACTCTCGGAACAGCGACCTCGCCGGAGCGGACCAGAAGTCAGTCAGGCTGTCCTCCCTTCGGACCAGGGCTCCCTCGGTATCGTTCTTGCGCACCATTCGATCATCACCTCCTTTGCACCGTGTCTTGTCTTTCCACCTCCCGTTCCTGTAATACCCTTGCCCGTCGCGGACTAAACATACTGATGTGAAAAAACTTTAGTCTTATAGACTCATATATGTCCGCCCTGGCCCTGCTCAGCCCCTGTGCAGGGAGCCCCGGCACCTAGGGAGGGTAAGTCCAGAACACATTCCGCAACGCGTGTTCTCGATGCGCACGGCTTGCCCTGCGCTTTTCGACCGGCGCAAGGAGCACCCGAGAGTGTCGAGTCTGGAGCCAAGAGGCCCGACAAGGGCAGACGCCCTGATCCCAGGCCCTCTCCCGTTCCTGAAAAAGGGCTTCCCACTTGCTGCCTCTGTTTCCGGAGCGCCGCTACACGCTCAAATGGTGGAGTAGTGCCGAGGGAGCAAATTCCTCCGCCCCTGCCGAGAGAAGGTTTGGATGCGGGGAGCCGAAGCTCGGCGCTCCGGGGAGCTTGTTCCCAAAGCACCCGGCCAAGCACAAAGGATCGATCCAGGACGGAAGGGACGGATGCTGGCTGTCAATAAGGCGAATGCCAAAAAAGTATCGGGCCCGGTCTGGGCAGCCGGGCCCGATTGCGTTGCAGGCGCCAGCCTGCGATGACGCCTGCGCGAGGCAAACTTGTTGTCCACCAGCGTCTATAGTATGCCAGAGAAAAGTCTTCCTGTCAACACCTTTTTTAGAGAAATTTTCACCGTGCAAGGCCGCAATTTGATAAGATATAGACAGGTAAGTTTATAAATTCTTCTTTCGTACCGACGGACCAGGCGGAGAGACCATAGCTTATGCCTCTCAGCCGCCCAGAGGGAAACGCGCTGGAGAATCGGTCGCGGGAAGGTTATACTGTCGCAACCGCCACAGGGGACGGGAGACCGTCCCATGCCGTTGCGGCAGAGGCGCTTCGGAGAACGGGGAGCACGCAGAGGTGTCCAGACGTCCTGTCTATCTGCGCATAGCTGAAGAGATCAAAGCCGAATGGCTGACGGGA
The sequence above is drawn from the Armatimonadota bacterium genome and encodes:
- a CDS encoding molecular chaperone Hsp20, with translation MVRKNDTEGALVRREDSLTDFWSAPARSLFREFDELRRSVDRLFGGLGVLSGPLFESPVFDAGFGAVDIYETGEDVRISVELPGVEQKDVQISVTGDTLTISGERAAEEEKEEGRYHIRQSARGAFRRSFRLPAEVDADKAKAVMKNGVLKVTLPKTQVAKTRNIKVESA